One Synergistaceae bacterium genomic window, ATTATTGCCTGTCTCGTGAAAAAATTTTTTTGCGGGGCAGGATTAATTTACGAGAAAAAAAGAGGTAGAATTTTTTGGCAGATATTCAGAAATTAGATGCTTCACGTAAAACAGTAGATCAAGATTTCAGAGATTTAGACGTTGAGGCACTCGGAGAAGAGCATATAAATTTAGTGTTCACTCTTGGCCGTGAAAATTTCGGCGTTGATGTTAATTTAGTACGTGAGATTGTCAGAGTCCCGTCATTTATTACGCGAGTCCCTAATGCACCGGCATATATTCGCGGAGTAATTAATTTGCGCGGTACGATTGTCCCCGTTTTTGATATGCACTTGAAAATAGGGATGGCCGGCCGTCCTCTTACTGATGAAGCTAGAATAGTTGTAATTGCGATAAATGATGTAACGTTCGGAATGATTGTAAATTCTGTTCGTGAAGTCCTGACGATTTATGACTCTCAATTAGAAGTCGCTACAAAATTATCGTCGTCGATTGATAGGCGTTATGTTTTATGGGTAGCAAAGCCTGCTGATGACAGATTGATTTTGCTGCTTGACGTGTCGAGTCTGTTCGAGCTTGACCAGATTTTGGACGACAGCGAATAAAGTTTTATGCGCAAGTTTTATTTTATTGCGTCGATAATAATTTTGCTGTTATTTGCTTCTCTTGCGTGGGGTGATGCCTCGTTGTACAGGGGAGCAAATTCTATCGGGGCAGTCAGGACTATTGACTCGGGCGCAAATTTTCTCGTTTCGGTTGAGGATGTCGGGCGGTTGTTCGGTTTTGCGTCATCGAGGAAGGGCGAGGAAGTAATTTTAACGCGAGGAGGGACTCAGCTTCGAGTCATTGCAAATTCTGCGGCGGCTTGGAGGGGATTTACTCTCGTGCCGTTGACGTCATCGCCTGTTGACAGAGACGGAAAATTATGGGTTGACACGTTCAGCGCAATAGCAATTTTTCAGCCTTCTGCAGGATCGGGGCCGAATAATAGACTCAGATTCAGCCGTTCAAATACTAATTTAGCTGCGACGATGGCAAATGCTCAAAGGCGTGAAATGGATTTAGGAATCTTTGACGAGCCAGCACCGAGACCAGCTCCCGCACCTGTAAATATTCCTGTTCCGACTCCTGCTCCTGCTCCTGTTCGTGCACAAGCTCCCGAACCTGCAACGATTAATATTCCTGAACCTGCACCGATATTTGCTGCACCTGCACCAGCTCCGACTCCTGTTGTAATTGCTTCTGCGCCGAAAAATAATAATGCACCGTCAAAGGCTGATAAATACGAATCATTCAGGCCGGAAGACTCAAGAAGGCCAAGACGCGAAAATTATAACGGGACAGCAAAATCAATACGATGGAGTTCGCACGAGACTTCAAGCAAGAAAATTCGCGCAGTAATTGATGTTGACGACGGATCAAGCCCGCAGG contains:
- a CDS encoding purine-binding chemotaxis protein CheW; the protein is MQKLDASRKTVDQDFRDLDVEALGEEHINLVFTLGRENFGVDVNLVREIVRVPSFITRVPNAPAYIRGVINLRGTIVPVFDMHLKIGMAGRPLTDEARIVVIAINDVTFGMIVNSVREVLTIYDSQLEVATKLSSSIDRRYVLWVAKPADDRLILLLDVSSLFELDQILDDSE